One window of Hydractinia symbiolongicarpus strain clone_291-10 chromosome 3, HSymV2.1, whole genome shotgun sequence genomic DNA carries:
- the LOC130636764 gene encoding uncharacterized protein LOC130636764, whose translation MVNITLTPNATGYASNLTVVQNNIRRKADFSQNSTYIIFASCGIVFILCILLTIIIKVRRSQQRRQTSKDHETAINITQTKVEHASQQSPSNHEDENDLEITSTNRNIKGKLPVNTAEPVNIEEPQYEISVSYKDTVYCNIPAHESNEVTQNCRQTSKIGRYYESLRRFTPFGKNLKSKDSHKYASVKCNMFLKSKKKKFWIIFTCHQRQTHLIRVIQI comes from the exons ATGGTAAACATCACCCTGACTCCCAATGCTACTGGATATGCAAGTAACTTAACAGTTGTCCAAAATAATATTAGGCGCAAGGCAGATTTCAGTCAAAACTCAACTTATATCATTTTCGCTTCATGTGGTATTGTGTTTATCTTATGCATTCTACTGACTATCATTATCAAag TAAGGAGATCACAGCAACGAAGGCAGACAAGCAAAGATCATGAAACAGCTATAAACATCACGCAGACTAAAG TTGAACACGCAAGTCAACAAAGTCCAAGCAATCACGAGGACGAAAATGATTTAGAAATAACTTCTACTAATAGGAACATTAAAGGGAAGCTACCAGTAAATACGGCAGAACCTGTAAATATAGAAGAACCACAATACGAAATCAGCGTTAGTTACAAAGACACTGTGTACTGCAATATTCCTGCACATGAATCAAACGAGGTGACGCAAAATTGTCGCCAAACTAGCAAAATTGGTAGATACTACGAATCTCTGAGAAGATTCACTCCTTTTGGTAAAAACTTAAAATCAAAGGATTCACACAAATATGCGTCAGTTAAATGCAACATGTTCTTAAAAtcgaagaaaaaaaagttttggatCATATTTACATGCCACCAAAGGCAAACGCATTTGATACGTGTTATACAGATATGA